The proteins below come from a single Malus sylvestris chromosome 3, drMalSylv7.2, whole genome shotgun sequence genomic window:
- the LOC126615159 gene encoding agamous-like MADS-box protein AGL61 — MYVCTHACADDIRIIIMGKNKIDIKKINNKNYLKATFSKRRKGLFRKATDLCCLTGATLAVIAFSPGNKPFLFGHPSAESVIDRFLAEQARCASDDRKEEVLESGSAGDEHKNLESSREEEKEGGQGMYEENGNFWWEEPIDEGLELPELKKYKSLLERLRENAAIKLDEMNRRELCTKDYFGMNWGFEVGSSSSTPSEERDV; from the coding sequence atgtatgtatgtacgcACGCATGTGCAGATGATATAAGAATCATCATCATGGGGAAGAACAAGATCGACATCAAGAAAATAAACAACAAGAACTACCTCAAGGCCACATTCTCCAAGCGGCGCAAGGGTTTGTTCCGAAAGGCCACTGATCTATGCTGCTTGACTGGCGCCACCCTCGCGGTTATAGCCTTTTCGCCCGGTAACAAGCCCTTCCTCTTTGGCCACCCCTCCGCCGAATCTGTCATTGATCGATTTCTTGCTGAACAAGCAAGGTGTGCATCCGATGATCGCAAAGAGGAGGTTCTTGAGTCCGGTAGTGCCGGCGATGAGCACAAAAATTTGGAGTCGAGTCGAGAGGAAGAAAAGGAAGGGGGCCAAGGTATGTACGAGGAGAATGGGAATTTTTGGTGGGAGGAGCCGATTGACGAAGGGTTGGAACTGCCGGAACTCAAAAAGTACAAGTCTTTGTTAGAACGTTTGAGGGAGAATGCGGCTATTAAGTTAGATGAGATGAATAGGAGAGAATTGTGCACAAAAGATTATTTTGGAATGAATTGGGGTTTCGAGGTTGGTTCGAGTTCTTCTACTCCTAGCGAAGAAAGAGATGTATGA